A part of Bosea sp. (in: a-proteobacteria) genomic DNA contains:
- the tilS gene encoding tRNA lysidine(34) synthetase TilS, with product MACEAGAEALPLQHPEAERLLAGLDEGPSVLAVSGGSDSTALMGLAAERRAIAIARGFACAALHVAVVDHGLRVGSATEAERVSEQARQWGLPCAVLRWTGDKPARGLQEAARKARYGLLAGHARCLGANTIVTAHTLDDQAETLLMRLAAGSGPGGMAGMRQRSPLQELGLLRPFLSVPKHRLVATCIDRGWRWTEDPSNADPRFARVRWRRLAPLLEREGLDAQRLAAFARRCAEADEALELAAQALLAASLALSGQALRSAAAARPLDMRALSAAPAALRVRALGQFIAMQEPEQGAGPQDGPGPRLSRLEALAQALDEACLSGSGLRRTLGGLVLTLDGQGLLHAAAEPPRRRGLRQPCLSPSLGKAGPRT from the coding sequence ATGGCGTGCGAGGCTGGAGCGGAAGCGCTGCCGCTTCAGCACCCGGAGGCGGAACGCCTGCTGGCCGGCCTCGATGAGGGACCGTCCGTGCTGGCCGTGTCAGGCGGAAGCGATTCGACCGCGCTGATGGGGCTGGCCGCAGAGCGCCGCGCAATCGCCATCGCACGCGGCTTTGCATGCGCTGCGCTTCATGTCGCGGTGGTCGATCACGGGCTTCGCGTGGGATCGGCCACGGAAGCGGAGCGGGTGTCCGAGCAGGCAAGGCAATGGGGACTGCCTTGCGCCGTGCTGCGCTGGACGGGCGACAAGCCCGCGCGCGGGCTGCAGGAAGCGGCGCGCAAGGCCCGCTACGGGCTGCTCGCAGGGCACGCGCGCTGCCTCGGGGCAAACACCATCGTCACCGCACACACGCTGGATGATCAGGCCGAGACGCTGCTGATGCGGCTGGCGGCGGGTTCGGGACCGGGCGGCATGGCGGGAATGCGCCAGCGCTCGCCGCTGCAGGAGCTTGGGCTGCTGCGGCCCTTCCTCAGCGTGCCGAAGCACAGGCTCGTCGCCACCTGCATCGATCGCGGGTGGCGCTGGACGGAGGACCCTTCAAACGCCGATCCGCGCTTTGCGCGCGTGCGGTGGAGGCGGCTTGCGCCGCTGCTGGAACGGGAGGGGCTCGATGCGCAGCGCCTCGCGGCCTTCGCGCGGCGCTGCGCGGAAGCGGATGAGGCGCTGGAACTGGCGGCGCAGGCCCTGCTGGCGGCCAGCCTGGCGCTGTCCGGCCAGGCGCTCCGGTCGGCGGCAGCGGCCCGGCCGCTGGACATGCGCGCGCTGAGCGCGGCGCCGGCTGCCTTGCGCGTCCGCGCGCTTGGCCAATTCATCGCCATGCAAGAGCCGGAGCAGGGGGCAGGGCCGCAGGACGGGCCCGGGCCTCGCCTCAGCCGGCTCGAAGCGCTGGCGCAAGCGCTGGACGAGGCCTGCCTGTCTGGCAGCGGCCTGCGCCGCACGCTCGGCGGCCTTGTCCTGACGCTCGACGGGCAGGGCCTCCTGCATGCTGCGGCCGAACCGCCTCGCCGCAGGGGGCTTCGTCAACCCTGTCTGAGCCCAAGCCTTGGCAAGGCAGGCCCTCGCACCTAA